CTTAGAGTTCTTTGCTATTTTCTTATCTATAATATTATTGATATGAACAAAAAATTTATATTTTTTCATCCAACTAAATATTTTATTAAAGAATAATAGAATGAAAGGTGCTGGTAATAAACTCCCGATTAAACTCACAAAAAACACAGTAAACACATCAATATCATATGATAGAATACCCAGCAAAATAGCTCCTTTTTGCTCTACTATCGGAAGCATTGAAGAAATAAAAACTTGTAATAATTTATCCATCATTAACTCCATTCATCATTATTTACCTCCATATATTACCACATCAATTATAGTTCTGCAATGTAATGTGGGTAGTAAAGATTTTATATGCATAAGTCACATTTTTTTACTGGCTTAAGAGTTGTAAATGTAGAAAAAACCATATATAGTAATAATAACGACTTTTACACTTGTTGCCATACCTTAAAAATAGATAGAAGCAACAAACGTAACGAGAGTGTATTATCACTATATATGGTTTCAATATACAACCGTTGTCTGTTCTGAACTTAATACTTTGTCGACAGCCTGAAGCTAATTCATTAATATTAGCTTATTTTTTGATATCTTTGGTAAAATCAGCATTGATATAATCTTTCTAACGATTATTTAACTTGTATACTTTTCATCTTCTGGATTTTCCCACATATATGATCTTTTAACTGCCTTCTTCCATCCAGAATATTTCTTTTCCTTATATTCATTTTCCATTACAGGTTCAAAATGTCTATCCATAGCCCACATCTTAGCGATTTCTTCTTTACTATCCCAGAATCCAACTGCCAAACCAGCTAAAAATGCCGCTCCTAGGGCTGTAGTCTCTGTAATTACAGGTCTATCAACAGCTACTCCAAGAACATCTGATTGAAACTGCATCAAGAAATTATTGGCAACCGCTCCTCCGTCAACTTTCAATGATTGAAGTTCTATTTTAGAATCTTCCTGCATCACTTCAAGAACATCTCTTGCCTGATATGCAATGGATTCCAGTGTAGCTCTAATAATATGATTTTTATTTGCTCCACGAGTCAGACCTACGATTATTCCTCTGGCATACATATCCCAATAAGGAGCTCCCAGTCCAACAAATGCAGGAACTACATATACACCATTGGTATCTTCAACTTGTGTTGCAAAATATTCAGTATCCTTAGCGCTTTCAACTAATTTCAATTCATCCCTAAGCCACTGTACAGAAGCTCCAGCCACGAAAATACTTCCTTCAAGGGCATATTCTACTTTACCATCTACTCCCCATGCGATAGTTGTCAACAATCCACTATCAGATATAACCATATCTTCACCAGTATTCATAAGCATAAAGCATCCTGTACCATATGTATTCTTAGCCATTCCAGGTTCAAAACATGCCTGACCGAATAATGCTGCTTGCTGATCTCCTGCTATGCCTGCAATTGGTATCTTTGCACCTCCGAATGTCTTAGAATCAGTATATCCATATATCTCACTTGATTGTCTTACTTCTGGAAGCATAGAAGAAGGTATGTTCAGTTCTTCTAGTATTGTTTCATCCCATTTCAACTCTTTTATGTTGTACAACATTGTTCTAGATGCATTAGAATAATCTGTCACATGTACTTTTCCTCTTGTAAGATTCCATATCAACCATGTATCTATATTACCAAATAATAATTCTCCTCTATCCGCTTTCTCTCTTGCACCTTCAACATTATCAAGTATCCACTTGATCTTGGTACCTGAAAAATAAGCATCAATAATTAATCCTGTATTTTCTTTTATATAGTCTTCCAGACCATGTTCTTTCAATTTATCGCATATATCTGCTGTTCTCCTGCATTGCCACACAATAGCATTGTATATTGGTTTTCCTGTATTTTTATCCCATACCACAGTAGTTTCCCTTTGATTGGTAATACCTATTGCTGCTACCTCTTCAGGTGATATTCCCGATGTTTCTAGAACTTCTCTAGCAACACCACTTTGAGTTCCCCATATCTCCATAGCATCATGTTCAACCCAACCTGGATTAGGATAAATCTGAGTAAATTCTTTTTGACTTGTATTGATTATCTTACCTTCATGATTAAAAATTATTGCTCTAGAACTTGTAGTTCCTTGATCCAACGCCATTACATATTTTTTTACCATAACCTTAACCTCCTGATTTTTATTCTATCTTCAAAATATCCCCATAATGATAAATGCACATATGAATATTGATGCTGCTGGTGGGTCTATATGTGAATCACAATTACTATTAAAATTAAGCGCTACAATCTCAAATATTATTGCCGCCAATACTGCAAAAAGAGCACCTATATATATACTACCAGACATGAAAGCCGCCAAACCCGCTATTGAAGTAACATGGTGTGTAGCTGGAACAGGATATCCCATTTGAGTAAATATCAAAGAAGCCGCACTAACGCAAAAACCTAAAACAGCTATTCCTGTGATAATTGATATATATGAAACCACTATACCCAATCCTAGAGCCATTATGATGTCATAAGTTATGGTTTTTGAAGTTGGTAATATATGTCTTTCTACCTCTGAAGTTGCTGCGATTTCAGCTGTAACTCTACTTGGGTTTCTTATGCCTAATAAGCCTGTTCTTCCGAAAACCAATCTTGCGATTATTCCCGATGTAACTACAGTCATTGCAACTGTATCAGTTGGAAGAGTAATTATCGTTGCATACAGATAGTTGACTAGATGCCCTAATACCCCGAAGATACCTCCAACAATCAATATACTTTTATCTTGAAATTTATTCAATGGAATTGTAGTATCCATTCCACTTTCCAACAGTTTCTTTTTGTTAGCTGCAAATGCTGCTGCAGCAACACCTCCTGCAAAAGCAACATGTGGTCCTAAAAAAGCTCCAAAAGTAATATCGTTAAGAATTGTTGGTGGACCTCCAGCACATACCACTCCTACTCCAATAAGTCCCACAAAACCTGTAAATATAAAAGCTGGTAATGCACCAATGAGCGCACCAAAAACTCCACCACCAAAAGATATTAAAATTAATTCTAAGCTCAAAAAACTTCCTCCTTCCAATAATCGTTTTACTAGATTTTTATTACTGAAACCTATACCATATCTTGCCCTCCCATATAGTTTTTTGTTTTTTTATGTAAATTATTGTCTTATGAGTAGGTTACATGTGCCAAATCTTTTCTCCACTTGCAGAAATCCCCTGAGCACCCGCTTTAAGACATTCAATTACATCTTCTTTATTCCTGATAAGTCCTCCAGCTATTAAAGGTATGTTTGTTCTATTATGTATCTCAGTAATAATTTTGGGTATTGCTCCAGGTAGAATTTCTATTGTATCGGGTTTTGTTATATTCACACTGTTGATCCCTGTTTCTAGTGACATAGAATCAAAAATAAAAAGTCTTTGTATCGCCCATAGATTCAGATTTTTAGCTTTTTTAATGAGACAGCTTTTTGTTGTAATAATTCCATCAGGTTTTATTTCTTTACTAATGTAATCTAGTGCTATTGAATCTTTAGCAAAACCTTGCAATAAATCAAAATGTATATATATGTCCATGTTGTTGTTCTTGACTTTCTGTACTATTTCTTTTAGATTAAAAATATTACCCGTCAATAAGAAAATGACTTTGCAAGGTGATTGGATAGCCGCATCAAGTTTATCCAAATTGTTAACTGCTGCAATAATAGGGTTAACTTCCATTTGATTATTAAAACTATTAACTTGATTGTAATTCATTACAACATCTCCTATGAATATAAAAATATACTTTTTCATAATTTTTTGGGCACAAAAAAACCACACTAAGCTAACCTATTCCTAGGTCTCCTTGTGTGGTTCTCCATTATCTCCAACCCGATATTATGTTTTATATGTTACATTCTACATTAGTATTTAGTTAATGTCAATATTTTTGCTGAATATTATATTATTTTTCTAAATTAGTAATAATCAAATTCTATTATGCATTATTCATTAAATAAATTATTATAGATAGTTTTTTTATTTATTTTTATTTTTAGCAAATAATACTTAATTAATATAATATATACCATGATATCAAAAGGCTATATATTTTTCATGAACTTGTGACATTATATAAAAAAAAGAAACTGCTTTCCTGTAACAGCTCCTTTTAATGAATATATCATATTATTTATTTAAAACGCCATATGATTATTTATGCTAATTTTTTTGTTATCAACTAGCAGCCATAAATAGCTTATAATCTCTATTTAGAACAGTTGACTGTTCTCTATATTGATTTGTATCACATAATAAAAATAGGGCTGTCAAATTATAATATTTATCTGACAGCCCTATCTAAGGATAACATTATTCTATTTCTTTTTTAGATATAGATGTTTTTACTTGAGTATTTGGTAATTTTCCAAGTTTACCGTTAAGGCTATTTATATCATTGATTTCGCCTACTACTGTAATACTGATAATAGAAACTCCTTCTTCTATCAATGGAAGTCCCATACGTCCTTTTACCATATCTTTATAAGAGGCAACAATATTATTAAAAATATTTTGTGTGTCTTCTGGCTTTTCTAATATAGCACTTATTACTGCAACTCTTTTCAATTAAAATCTTATCCTTTCTTCACATAGTCTTTGATTTTGTCCACATCTTGTTCATTACAATTAACTATTATACCATACTTGTCATTTATTTTAATTCTGAATCTACCGCTAATATAATTATCTGTTCCAGTAATATATGACCATCTTCTGGTGAAAACTTCACATATAGCTAATTCTACCTGAAATTCATCATGAATATCTTTTACAATATTCTCTAATTCCTCTCTACACATATAAATCTCTTTCCCCTTCAGAAATTCTTTTATAATAATCATTAACTACGTCTAGTAGCTTATTGTTCTTATAAAATTCTATATTATTTATTTCTTCCAACTCTTTTTTGATAAGTTCTTCTCCAATTTTTTTAGTTTCTTCTGATGCATAATCGTCCAAATATTCTCTAAATGTAAGTACTGCATTCAACTTACAGAATTTACCTTCTGTTCCACTTTCCAATAGATTCATTATCTTATCTCCAGTTCTTCCACATCTATATCCAGCAGTACAGAAAGAAGTGATTTTACCCATTCTAGCAAGTTTGTTGACCACTTCATCAAGAGATCTCTTATCACCGATAGTAAATTGTTCTTTATCTTCTTTTTCATTACGAGCAGCTTTATCATATGCTCCAATACCTATCTTAGTGGAAGCATCTAATTGTGTACATCCGACTTTTACAACTTCATCCCTTACTTCTGGGTTTTCACGTGCAGTTATAATCAAACCAGTATAAGGTACTGCAAGTCTTAAAACAGTAACTATTTTTTTGAAGTTCTTATTATCAACTATATATTTGGAATCTGTGCTTAATTTGGATCCAGAAGCTGGTGTTAGTCTAGGGAATGATATTGTATGAGGTCCTATGCCAAATTGTCTTTCAAGATCATCTGTATGATACATAAGTCCCATGACATCAAAACGCCAATCATATAAACCAAATAATGCTCCTACAGCAACATCATCAATACCAGCATCCATAGCTCTATGTAGAGCATATAATCTCCATCTATAATTTGCTTTTAATCCTGCTGGATGAACTAACTCATATGTTGGTTTATGATATGTCTCTTGAAAAACTTGGTATGTTCCTATGCCAACCTCTTTTAACATTTTTAAGTCTTCTATACTCATTGGAGCAGCATTGACATTAATTCTTCTTATATATGATGTCTTTCCGTTATTAGATTTTCTTTTAACGTCATATACTGTTTTCATACTGTTAGCTATGTAGTTAGCATCTGTTTTGGGATGTTCACCATATACAACAATTACCCTTTTATGACCTTGACTCAATATATAATCTGTTTCTTTTCTTATCTCTTCCTCAGTAAGTACTTTTCTTTCTTCCGCAGCATTTTCTTTTCTGAATCCACAGTATTTACAACTGTTAACACATAAATTTCCACAATATAATGGTGCAAAAAATACAATTCTATTATCATATACTCTTCTCTTGACTTCAGCTGCAGCTTCATACATTTCTTCCCACATATCTTCATCTGTTACATTAAGTAATGTAGCTGTTTCATCAAAATTCAATCTTTGTATAGATAAAGATTTCTCCATTATAGCTCTAATTTTTTCTTTACTACAATCTTTGTTAGAATTCAATTTGCTATAAATTTCATCTTCGTCAATAAAATCCTTACCATTAATTAAATATTTGTCAATTTGATCTTGTTTTATTACTTGGTCTACCCATTTTTTAGTATCCATTTGTAAAACCTCCATAATTATATATTTGTTTTTATAGAATATTAATATCTACAAGAAAAGGATTATCAATTAAGAAATGCCATACTGATTTGATTACATAAAAGATTATTGAAATAGATACTACAACTTTTACATAATAAAAAAACTTCCCCTAAGGAAGTCATGCAAAGAACAAAAGAGGCTTATACCTCGTTCCGCAAAGCGGATTTGTCCATTAGGAAAGTTTCCTTAACACATATGAAAACATTTCTATTTCATATGCTTAAAAAGTAAGACTTTCCTATAAAGTAAAAAAACAGCTCAAAAGAACTGTTAAATTAACAATTCTGCACAAATTCCTCCCAAATCAGATAACTCTTTTCTGTAAGGTCTTTGATTGTACATTCAGTTCAACTAAGACTGTCTCTCGGAAAAGCTGAAATTTATTCTAAAGTAATGATAACATTTTGTTTATTTTTTGTCAATATGCATAGCTTCTATTAAATATTAATTATTAAGCACAATTAATTCCCACTTTAAACTATATCTCAACTCAAAATCTTTTTGCACTTCACACTCTCTCATCAAAGTATAAACTTTATCCATGTCTTTATATTTTCCAATTTTATAGATTGGAATAATAACACTAATTCTGTCCAAAACGATCATACTCCCATTGATATAATTTATTAAAAAATAATGCTTAATTTTTGGAACTTTTCATTGCTTTATATCATCTTTAAACAAAATATAATTTACTCTACTTTTAATGAAGATACAATAGGTAATATAGATCGTCCATTCCATACACCCTCAAGTCCCAAAGATTTTGGTGAGATATTTTGGTAATGTCCATTCATTCCTTGTATATTAATACCACCACTATCTGTAATTGTGATGATACTATATAACCCTTTTTCATATAGAACCATATCCTTCAAAAATGGGTATTGTTTATGTATTTCATCTGAGTAACAAAAATGCTCGTATTGTGGTCCAAACCATATATATGACATTGAATTCAAACCAAAATAATAAGTTTGTCCAATTTTTTCAATAGAATCTCCATGGTCATGTCCATTTATACATAAAAGTACTCTTTTGCCTGTATGATTTACCCCATTAATCAACTCTCTAACTATCTCCCTGTTATATACTCCTCTTTTAGCAAATTCATTTTCAAAACTATGATGTGAAAAAATAACGAAATACTTACTATCATCAGTTAATTGAGATTCCAACCACTTCAATTCATAATCCGGAAGAATGGGATATATATCATTAGCTTTATTATAATTTTTTTTGCAATATGGTTCATAACCATTTTCCTTTTTGATAAAGCAAGTATCTAATACAATAAACTTAACTTTACCATATTTAAATGAATAGTAACTATTATTCATATGTAAAAACTCCATAACTTTTCCCTTGGGAAATAAATCAGAATCATGATTACCTATCAAATGATAATGAGGTTTCCCTAGACTATCAAGCATATCAAGCAAAATTTGATTTTCTTCTATTGGTCTACAAAAATCTCCAAGTTGAATAACAAAATCTACATCTACATCTCTAATATTTGATATGAAATTTTCAATTCTTTTATGTCCGTCAGGAATATGTTCGAAATGTAAATCTGTAAATATTGCAAATTTCACTCTATCCATCAATTCACCCCCAGAGGTAAAGTGCTATGCAATTCAATATATAGTATCCCTAAATATTCATTAAAAATATTACTTATTGCTTTTATTATTATTCATTAATATTTACCTTGCACCATGAAAATACATGGATATGTTAATTAATCTTTAGATATTAGCATTATTTTATTTAACTAATATTTACTAATCATTTCATCAATTATTGCTTTACTTCCTTCATTTTTATCCAAATTTTCAATCATTTCTATTATAGAATTTATATCACTATAGCATTTATTTAGTCTTCCATATCTAACTTCGGTATTAAGTGTTATAACCCTTTCCATATCATCTAGTAACTTTTCAAGCTTATTCAAAGAATCTATATATTCCTTACTTAAATATATATCATACTTTTCTTTAACAGGTTTTTGAAATATTAAATCAACTATAAC
The sequence above is a segment of the Vallitalea longa genome. Coding sequences within it:
- the hydG gene encoding [FeFe] hydrogenase H-cluster radical SAM maturase HydG translates to MDTKKWVDQVIKQDQIDKYLINGKDFIDEDEIYSKLNSNKDCSKEKIRAIMEKSLSIQRLNFDETATLLNVTDEDMWEEMYEAAAEVKRRVYDNRIVFFAPLYCGNLCVNSCKYCGFRKENAAEERKVLTEEEIRKETDYILSQGHKRVIVVYGEHPKTDANYIANSMKTVYDVKRKSNNGKTSYIRRINVNAAPMSIEDLKMLKEVGIGTYQVFQETYHKPTYELVHPAGLKANYRWRLYALHRAMDAGIDDVAVGALFGLYDWRFDVMGLMYHTDDLERQFGIGPHTISFPRLTPASGSKLSTDSKYIVDNKNFKKIVTVLRLAVPYTGLIITARENPEVRDEVVKVGCTQLDASTKIGIGAYDKAARNEKEDKEQFTIGDKRSLDEVVNKLARMGKITSFCTAGYRCGRTGDKIMNLLESGTEGKFCKLNAVLTFREYLDDYASEETKKIGEELIKKELEEINNIEFYKNNKLLDVVNDYYKRISEGERDLYV
- a CDS encoding glycerol-3-phosphate responsive antiterminator; translated protein: MNYNQVNSFNNQMEVNPIIAAVNNLDKLDAAIQSPCKVIFLLTGNIFNLKEIVQKVKNNNMDIYIHFDLLQGFAKDSIALDYISKEIKPDGIITTKSCLIKKAKNLNLWAIQRLFIFDSMSLETGINSVNITKPDTIEILPGAIPKIITEIHNRTNIPLIAGGLIRNKEDVIECLKAGAQGISASGEKIWHM
- a CDS encoding TM1266 family iron-only hydrogenase system putative regulator encodes the protein MKRVAVISAILEKPEDTQNIFNNIVASYKDMVKGRMGLPLIEEGVSIISITVVGEINDINSLNGKLGKLPNTQVKTSISKKEIE
- the glpK gene encoding glycerol kinase GlpK, with the protein product MVKKYVMALDQGTTSSRAIIFNHEGKIINTSQKEFTQIYPNPGWVEHDAMEIWGTQSGVAREVLETSGISPEEVAAIGITNQRETTVVWDKNTGKPIYNAIVWQCRRTADICDKLKEHGLEDYIKENTGLIIDAYFSGTKIKWILDNVEGAREKADRGELLFGNIDTWLIWNLTRGKVHVTDYSNASRTMLYNIKELKWDETILEELNIPSSMLPEVRQSSEIYGYTDSKTFGGAKIPIAGIAGDQQAALFGQACFEPGMAKNTYGTGCFMLMNTGEDMVISDSGLLTTIAWGVDGKVEYALEGSIFVAGASVQWLRDELKLVESAKDTEYFATQVEDTNGVYVVPAFVGLGAPYWDMYARGIIVGLTRGANKNHIIRATLESIAYQARDVLEVMQEDSKIELQSLKVDGGAVANNFLMQFQSDVLGVAVDRPVITETTALGAAFLAGLAVGFWDSKEEIAKMWAMDRHFEPVMENEYKEKKYSGWKKAVKRSYMWENPEDEKYTS
- a CDS encoding COG2426 family protein, with product MDKLLQVFISSMLPIVEQKGAILLGILSYDIDVFTVFFVSLIGSLLPAPFILLFFNKIFSWMKKYKFFVHINNIIDKKIAKNSKKIEKRKELALIIFVGIPLPTTGVWTGSAVAAFLNLDFKKSMLCIILGAIISAVLITIISLTFPSLWNMSL
- a CDS encoding metallophosphoesterase family protein: MDRVKFAIFTDLHFEHIPDGHKRIENFISNIRDVDVDFVIQLGDFCRPIEENQILLDMLDSLGKPHYHLIGNHDSDLFPKGKVMEFLHMNNSYYSFKYGKVKFIVLDTCFIKKENGYEPYCKKNYNKANDIYPILPDYELKWLESQLTDDSKYFVIFSHHSFENEFAKRGVYNREIVRELINGVNHTGKRVLLCINGHDHGDSIEKIGQTYYFGLNSMSYIWFGPQYEHFCYSDEIHKQYPFLKDMVLYEKGLYSIITITDSGGINIQGMNGHYQNISPKSLGLEGVWNGRSILPIVSSLKVE